The Paenibacillus uliginis N3/975 genome has a window encoding:
- the yabG gene encoding sporulation peptidase YabG, translated as MNYGDLVVRKSYGGDVTFRVEGVQQNTAIIKGTDFRLLADSPLGDLVRVPHPTMSERTKQAQIKANESLSRLQKDRQEQSERHLADLRTEWGTGEKGYFDVPGKVLHLDGDPHYLKKSLTLYNQLRVPAEGYYVNESSMAEALYRMLPRVRPDIVVITGHDGVLKRRQSHDLYSLDSYKNSQNFVQAIQSARQYERNLDTLVVVAGACQSHFEALLQAGANFASSPGRILIHALDPVYVAAKTAYTSMRETVNMNDVLHNTISGSQGVGGIETRGSYRIGLPRLNDLSTLKVTPSVS; from the coding sequence ATGAATTATGGAGACTTGGTCGTTCGTAAATCGTACGGCGGCGATGTAACGTTCCGGGTGGAGGGTGTCCAGCAGAACACAGCCATTATTAAGGGAACGGACTTTCGGTTGCTGGCCGACTCGCCCCTTGGGGACCTGGTACGTGTACCGCATCCCACGATGAGCGAACGGACGAAGCAGGCACAGATCAAAGCAAACGAGTCGCTATCCCGCTTGCAAAAGGACCGGCAGGAGCAGAGTGAGCGGCATTTGGCTGATCTGCGAACCGAATGGGGAACCGGTGAAAAGGGATATTTCGACGTGCCCGGCAAGGTGCTGCATTTAGATGGAGATCCCCATTATTTGAAAAAGAGCTTAACCTTATACAATCAGCTTCGTGTTCCAGCCGAAGGCTACTATGTTAACGAATCATCCATGGCTGAGGCCTTATATCGAATGCTGCCGCGTGTTCGGCCTGATATTGTAGTTATTACCGGACATGACGGTGTGCTGAAAAGACGTCAATCTCATGATTTGTACAGCTTGGACAGTTATAAAAATTCGCAAAATTTTGTGCAGGCAATTCAGAGCGCAAGGCAGTATGAACGTAATCTGGACACCCTTGTTGTGGTGGCCGGTGCGTGCCAATCGCATTTTGAAGCACTGTTGCAGGCAGGAGCGAATTTTGCGAGCTCTCCGGGGCGGATACTTATTCATGCTTTAGATCCGGTCTATGTGGCTGCTAAAACGGCATATACGTCCATGCGCGAGACGGTGAACATGAACGACGTGCTTCACAACACCATCAGCGGCAGCCAGGGGGTAGGGGGCATTGAGACCCGAGGAAGCTATCGGATTGGACTTCCTCGTCTCAATGACTTATCTACACTTAAAGTGACTCCATCGGTCAGCTAG